One Salvelinus namaycush isolate Seneca chromosome 4, SaNama_1.0, whole genome shotgun sequence genomic window carries:
- the LOC120046552 gene encoding bifunctional heparan sulfate N-deacetylase/N-sulfotransferase 2-like, which yields MVASLWKLVRGVRQLELHRLILVLIVFCLLSMAFLAYYVSNSPKIKEAPPLPFSDCGGVPVAVGGGQREPLFLPRSGRLRQVKAMDNSRTDPVVLVFVESIYSQLGQEIVAILESSRFRYRTEIAPGKGDMPTLTERNRGRYALVIYENLLKYVNLDAWNRDLLDKYCVEYSVGIIGFFKANENSLLSAQLKGFPLFLHSHLGLRDYRINPNAPLLYITRPNEVEQGPLPGDDWTVFQSNHSTYEPVLLASTKSSDALAHLGPLRAMHSTVVQDLGLHDSIQRVLFGNNLSYWLHKLVFVDAIAYLTGKRLCLSLERHLLVDVDDIFVGKEGTRMKVTDVEALLKTQNKLRMLVPNFTFNLGFSGKFYHTGTDEEDRGDDMLLRHRKEFWWFPHMWSHMQPHLFHNVSVLAEQMRLNMLFAQEHGIPTDMGYAVAPHHSGVYPVHSQLYEAWKSVWGIKVTSTEEYPHLRPARYRRGFIHNGIQVLPRQTCGLFTHTIFYNEYPGGSKELDKSIRGGELFLTVLLNPISIFMTHLSNYGNDRLGLYTFESLVKFVQCWTNLRLQTLPPMQLADKYFQIFPEERDPLWQNPCHDKRHKDIWSKEKTCDRLPRFLVIGPQKTGTTALHSFLSLHPAITSSFPSLVTFEEIQFFSGPNYNNGIDWYMDFFPFPSNVSTDFMFEKSANYFDTEVAPKRAAALLSRAKILAVLINPADRAYSWYQHQRAHQDPMAVNHTFQEVVTAGPASPRELLILQRRCLKPGAYATHLERWLHHYQPNQVHIVDGSQLRSNPALVMEGIQRFLGVTPIFNYTQALTYDESKGFWCQRVEGARPKCLGKSKGRKYSDMTPESRAFLTEHYREHNMELLRLLNRLGQPLPAWLREELQSSSWS from the exons ATGGTGGCCAGCCTGTGGAAGCTGGTGCGGGGCGTCAGGCAACTGGAGCTCCATCGCCTCATCCTGGTGCTCATCGTCTTCTGCCTCCTCTCCATGGCCTTCTTGGCCTACTACGTCAGCAACAGCCCCAAGATCAAGGAGGCACCCCCGCTGCCCTTCAGTGACTGCGGGGGGGTGCCGGTGGCTGTGGGAGGGGGGCAGCGGGAGCCCCTCTTCCTGCCTCGCTCGGGTCGATTGCGCCAGGTGAAAGCCATGGACAACTCTCGCACGGACCCGGTGGTGCTGGTGTTTGTAGAGAGCATCTACTCTCAGCTGGGCCAGGAGATCGTGGCCATCCTGGAGTCCAGCCGATTCCGCTACCGCACCGAGATCGCCCCGGGGAAGGGAGACATGCCCACGCTGACTGAGCGCAACCGCGGCCGATACGCCCTCGTTATCTACGAGAACTTGCTGAAGTACGTCAACCTGGATGCCTGGAACCGCGACCTGCTGGACAAGTACTGCGTGGAGTACAGTGTAGGCATCATCGGCTTCTTCAAGGCCAACGAGAACTCGCTGCTCAGCGCCCAACTCAAGGGCTTCCCTCTCTTTCTGCACTCCCACCTGGGCCTGAGGGACTACCGCATCAACCCCAACGCCCCTCTGCTTTACATCACCAGACCTAATGAGGTGGAGCAGGGCCCCCTTCCCGGGGACGACTGGACCGTGTTCCAGTCCAACCACTCCACCTACGAGCCTGTCCTCCTGGCCAGCACCAAGTCCTCTGATGCCCTGGCCCACCTGGGGCCACTCAGGGCTATGCACTCCACCGTGGTCCAGGACCTGGGGCTTCACGACAGCATCCAGAGGGTCTTGTTTGGAAACAACCTGTCCTACTGGCTGCACAAGCTGGTGTTTGTGGACGCCATCGCCTACCTGACGGGCAAGCGGCTCTGCCTCTCGCTGGAGCGCCACCTGCTGGTGGACGTGGACGACATCTTCGTGGGCAAGGAGGGCACCCGCATGAAGGTGACCGACGTAGAG GCCTTGCTCAAAACGCAAAACAAGCTGCGAATGCTGGTCCCCAATTTTACCTTCAACCTCGGCTTCTCTGGAAAGTTCTATCACACAG GCACAGATGAAGAGGACCGGGGAGATGACATGCTGCTAAGACACAGGAAGGAGTTCTGGTGGTTCCCCCACATGTGGAGTCACATGCAGCCCCACCTGTTCCACAACGTCAGTGTGTTGGCTGAGCAAATGAGGCTCAACATGCTGTTTGCCCAG gAGCATGGGATTCCTACAGACATGGGCTATGCTGTAGCCCCCCACCACTCGGGGGTCTACCCTGTCCACAGCCAGCTGTACGAGGCCTGGAAGTCAGTGTGGGGCATCAAGGTGACCAGCACAGAGGAATATCCTCACCTCAGACCAGCCCGCTACCGCAGGGGCTTCATCCACAATGGCATCCAG GTGTTACCCAGACAGACATGTGGCCTCTTTACTCACACCATCTTCTATAACGAGTACCCAGGAGGCTCCAAAGAGCTGGACAAGAGCATCAGGGGAGGAGAGCTGTTCCTCACTGTCCTCCTCAACCCT ATCAGCATCTTCATGACCCACCTGTCTAACTATGGAAATGACCGGCTGGGCCTGTACACCTTTGAGTCCCTGGTGAAGTTTGTTCAGTGTTGGACCAACTTGCGGCTGCAGACACTCCCCCCCATGCAGCTGGCTGACAAATACTTCCAGATCTTCCCTGAGGAGAGAGACCCCCTCTGGCAG AACCCATGTCATGACAAGAGACATAAAGACATCTGGTCGAAAGAAAAGACCTGTGATAGACTACCGAGGTTCCTGGTCATAGGCCCACAGAAAACAG GCACCACAGCCCTGCACTCGTTCCTGAGCCTCCACCCTGCCATCACCAGTAGCTTCCCCAGTCTTGTCACCTTTGAGGAGATCCAGTTCTTTAGCGGCCCCAACTACAACAATGGCATTGACTG GTACATGGACTTCTTCCCCTTCCCATCGAATGTCAGTACAGACTTCATGTTTGAGAAAAGTGCCAACTACTTTGACACAGAGGTAGCCCCTAAGAGAGCGGCCGCCCTGCTGTCCCGGGCCAAGATCCTTGCTGTGCTCATCAACCCAGCGGACCGCGCCTACTCCTGGTACCAG CACCAGCGGGCTCACCAGGACCCGATGGCCGTTAACCACACTTTCCAGGAGGTGGTGACAGCGGGGCCTGCCTCCCCCCGAGAGCTGCTCATCCTGCAGAGGCGCTGCCTTAAACCTGGGGCCTACGCCACACACCTGGAGCGCTGGTTACACCACTACCAGCCCAACCAG GTCCACATAGTGGATGGGTCCCAACTGCGATCCAACCCTGCCCTGGTCATGGAGGGCATCCAGAGGTTCCTGGGGGTCACACCCATCTTCAACTACACCCAGGCTCTGACGTATGATGAAAGTAAAGGGTTCTGGTGCCAGAGGGTGGAAGGAGCACGACCCAAGTGTTTGGGCAAGAGTAAAGGCAGGAAATACTCTGACATGACTCCTGAG TCGCGTGCCTTCCTGACGGAGCATTACCGGGAGCACAACATGGAGCTGCTGAGGCTGCTGAACCGGCTGGGCCAGCCCCTGCCCGCCTGGCTGAGAGAGGAGCTGCAGAGCTCCAGCTGGAGCTGA